The following proteins come from a genomic window of Ferviditalea candida:
- a CDS encoding arsenic transporter, which translates to MNVYGSNTVTLTIISFFITLMLILWRPRGLNEAIPAAGGAILVLISGSVSLSDLVKIIATVSDAAITIMATIVMAITLESFGFFTWAAEGLASRAKGSGIRLFWYIALFCFLMTMFFNNDGSILMATPILLILLENLGLKNHQKIPYLLTGVLVATASSAPIGVSNVVNLIALKIVNIDLYKHMEMMFIPAILGLLLLTMLLFLWFYRELPRKIPPPRKGYQNSFFDPRNHPLKSQLSMTSPAKTRDETYLMRNIFLFVFLIRIGLFIASYLQFPIALVAATGSALLLAWRWIYIKIPPADMIKKTPWNILIFAFCMYVIIYGLHNIGLTHWITVFFQPIVSGNLLNASLMMGGLLSIMSIFFNNNPALMVGTLTLTNMMLNPLTLKIAYLASVIGSDIGSLLLPTGTLASMMWIHILRQYKLKINWKDYMRVTFIVIPITVVFTLVCLYYWVSWFFS; encoded by the coding sequence CTGATAAGCGGGAGCGTTTCGCTTTCTGACCTGGTTAAAATTATTGCGACGGTCAGCGATGCGGCGATTACCATTATGGCAACGATCGTCATGGCTATCACTTTGGAAAGCTTCGGCTTTTTTACTTGGGCCGCCGAAGGCTTGGCATCTAGAGCCAAAGGCTCCGGAATTCGACTTTTTTGGTACATTGCCTTGTTTTGTTTTCTGATGACCATGTTTTTCAACAATGATGGAAGCATCTTGATGGCTACCCCTATTCTGCTCATTTTACTGGAGAATCTGGGTCTCAAAAACCATCAAAAAATACCCTATTTGCTTACCGGGGTCTTAGTAGCAACTGCATCCAGCGCCCCGATCGGAGTCAGCAACGTTGTAAATTTAATCGCGCTGAAAATTGTGAATATCGATCTTTATAAGCACATGGAAATGATGTTTATCCCTGCAATACTTGGACTGCTTCTGCTGACAATGCTTTTATTTTTATGGTTTTACAGGGAATTGCCCCGCAAGATTCCTCCACCGCGGAAAGGATATCAAAATTCATTTTTCGATCCCAGAAATCATCCCCTGAAATCTCAACTTTCCATGACTTCGCCAGCAAAAACGAGGGACGAAACTTATTTGATGCGCAATATCTTTTTATTTGTGTTTCTAATCCGCATCGGGCTTTTTATAGCCTCATATTTGCAATTTCCTATTGCATTGGTCGCGGCGACCGGTTCGGCACTATTGCTAGCATGGAGATGGATTTATATTAAAATTCCGCCTGCGGATATGATCAAGAAAACCCCATGGAATATTCTGATTTTTGCGTTTTGCATGTATGTGATTATTTACGGTTTGCACAATATCGGCTTAACGCATTGGATTACCGTATTCTTTCAACCAATCGTATCCGGTAATTTACTTAATGCAAGCTTAATGATGGGCGGTCTTCTCAGCATCATGTCCATCTTCTTTAACAATAATCCCGCGTTAATGGTAGGAACACTTACTTTAACTAACATGATGCTTAATCCGTTAACATTAAAAATCGCTTATTTGGCAAGCGTCATCGGCAGCGACATCGGTTCGCTGCTTCTCCCTACCGGTACATTAGCTTCAATGATGTGGATTCATATTCTGAGACAATACAAATTAAAAATAAACTGGAAGGATTACATGCGCGTTACTTTTATCGTGATTCCCATAACCGTTGTGTTTACATTGGTTTGCTTATATTACTGGGTCTCTTGGTTTTTTTCCTAA
- a CDS encoding CotH kinase family protein, whose product MGLPFRHIVIQHDEQMALEENIWSPKYVNAYLLKGNVREPIQLRYRGGHTREYPKRSYEIVRGNETIHLNAEYDDPSLIRNALSFQFFEWIGVPCPKAHHCQLILNEQSQGVYLEIEAVDSNFFRQRKIPVQSIIYAVNGKANFSLINPDTNERKASLFKGYDLVKGKDSDRQRFKLFILKLNTLKNLQLYKYLSANLDIENYLHWLAGVVFTGNYDGFDQNYAIYLHKIKRYYRIIPWDYEGTWGRNCYGKRVDSDLVRVAGYNRLTKNLLAFTRVRRRYKEILKEILAKTFTVKKISPGIYQMYREIAPYIYRDNARKWPFHVFEEEPALIQNYIHERRKIIAKALSEL is encoded by the coding sequence ATGGGATTGCCGTTTCGGCATATTGTGATACAACATGATGAACAAATGGCGCTCGAAGAAAACATATGGAGCCCCAAATATGTAAATGCTTATTTATTAAAAGGAAACGTACGGGAGCCTATTCAACTGCGATATCGCGGGGGGCATACACGGGAATATCCGAAAAGATCTTATGAGATTGTGAGAGGGAACGAAACGATTCATCTTAATGCGGAATATGACGATCCTTCTTTAATCCGTAATGCTCTTTCCTTTCAATTTTTCGAATGGATCGGCGTTCCGTGTCCCAAAGCGCATCATTGCCAACTTATTTTGAATGAGCAAAGCCAAGGGGTTTACCTCGAAATCGAAGCCGTAGACTCCAATTTCTTTCGGCAAAGAAAAATTCCGGTTCAATCCATTATTTACGCCGTAAACGGCAAAGCCAACTTCAGTTTGATCAATCCCGATACGAATGAACGAAAAGCTTCGTTATTCAAAGGCTATGATTTGGTCAAGGGAAAAGATAGTGATCGTCAACGATTCAAATTGTTCATTCTCAAGCTGAATACGTTAAAAAATCTCCAGCTGTATAAGTACTTATCTGCCAATCTGGATATTGAAAATTATCTCCATTGGTTGGCCGGAGTCGTATTCACAGGAAACTATGACGGTTTCGATCAAAACTATGCCATATACCTACACAAAATAAAGCGCTATTATCGTATCATTCCGTGGGATTATGAGGGAACATGGGGCAGAAACTGCTATGGGAAACGCGTCGATAGTGATTTGGTCCGGGTGGCGGGTTACAACCGCTTAACTAAAAATCTCTTGGCCTTTACCCGTGTTCGCAGAAGATATAAAGAAATTCTCAAGGAAATTCTTGCGAAAACATTTACCGTAAAAAAGATTTCACCGGGCATTTATCAAATGTATAGGGAAATTGCTCCTTATATTTACAGGGATAATGCGCGCAAATGGCCCTTCCATGTCTTTGAAGAAGAGCCTGCGCTGATCCAAAATTACATTCATGAGCGCAGAAAAATCATCGCCAAGGCCTTGTCTGAACTTTAG